The nucleotide window CCGAGGACGTTAATAATGAGCGTTATACCAACGAAAACTATCGTAGTCAAAATTACGGCCTTAAATGTTGGATCGTATTTGAACATGTGAACGAGTCTATAATAATTGTACGTGCCAACGAAATCGTGAAGGTACCTTTCAACATTCCAGTTTCTCATTCCAGTGAAGCTTATGTAGATAGTTAAAATTAGGGGGATTAGATAAAATAGGGCCACCATTATTATCATGGGAGAAAGGAAAAAGGAAAGGGCTCGAAACCTACTATCAAATTTCATTTAATCACCCCTGGGGAAATGTCCAGTCTTTAGGTATCTCTCCTACTATTTCGACGTTCTGTGATAGCTCTACATCTGCTTTTATCTTGTCCTCGATGAATTTCACGGCTTCCTCAGGAGTCATCTCACCCCTGAGGACTTTATCTACTGCCTCCTTGAATATGTCAGCTAGGGCTGGGTACTTTGGATGGGCAGGTGCTAAGTGGGTGTATTCAAGCATATAACTTACATCGGCTAGGAATTTGACATTTATTGGATTAACGGTGCTCTCAACGATATCTTTTATGTTCTCCTTGACCTCGGGAGCAAGGTCGAGGTCGAGGGTCTTGAGCTTGTTAATCCAGTTTTCATCCTTTATTAGCTTAGCCGCTTCCTTTCTGACTGGAAGGTGGGCTGATATTACGCTGTGAATAGCGTTTATCTCAGCGTCGCTAGCCTTTACTAGCATTAAGAACGCTAGTGCATGGTATACATCCTTCAGCTCATCGTACTTTGGATTTAGCTGTCCAGCCTTTGAGTTTATCATCCAGATGAATGGTTGGCTTAACGTTACTGGCCTGTCCCCTTTCTCTCCAGCGGGGAATAGCGTGTAAGCGAACCACTCCTTAACTTCCTCCGGCTTTAGGGACCTACCATTGTAATATTTCTTGGCCTGCCACTCAGTCCAGTGCCAAGTTCCACCAATGAAGAAGAGTGTCTTTCCAGTTACTACAGTCGGATGAATCTGCTTAGCCCAGTCCCAGCTCATTATATCCTCTGGAAGCAGACCATCTTGGGCGAACTTCCACTCTACGTAGAGCCACTTGTAAACTGCGGGGACGTCTAGAACGAGCTTCCCTGTCTTCTCATCGTATAGTTTTCCATTGAATGCGAAGATGAACTGGATTAAGTCTGGGTGTGCTGATCCCTTTCTGTGTATTAAACCCCACTCAGCACATCCCTTCTCCTTCGCCTTCTTAGCCCACTCATAAACATCGCTCCATGTGAATTCACCGTTCTTTACCTTGTCTGGCAAAGTTGAGACGTCTAAACCAACGCACTTTGCTACGTCCTTCCTAATGTACAACGGTCTAGCTTCAGTATCTTGGGGTAATCCATAAAGTCTACCCTTGTACTTTGCAGCTTCGAGTAGTGATGGATAGAAGTCATTTAGTACACTCTGGTAGGCTTTTGCGTAGTCCGTTATATCTAAGATATATCCCTCTTCAGCAAGATTTGGGAGAAATGCATAGCTGTTGACGAAGAAATCACCTGCCTGTCCAAGGGGTTGCTTGCTTAAGAACTCTTGGTATTGATCTTTGAAGCTTTGGTCATACCTTATCATATCCTCTGGGATAACTATCTTGACGTTTATCCCATTCTCTTTCCATATCTTATTTATCTCGTACGCTGCATTCACGATGCCATAAACCCTCATCACGCTGTTTGCTTCTCCTGAACCCCATGCTGAGAACTTTACCTCGTTAATTCCATTCTTCTCAAGTACCTTTCCTATCTCTATGACGTCCTTGTTAAAGTCTCCCGTGAGCTGAATCTCCGTTGAAGAAGGTTGGGTCTCTGTTTTTTGACCGCCGCCAATGCATCCGCTTGCAATCACAGCGAATAATAATAGGCCTACTAATATTAGCACCCTTGCCTTCACGCTATCACCCCCAAAGAACTAAGAAGTAAATAAAACTCTAAAGATCATCCATAAGTATCATTGAATTCTAAAAAGTGTTTCGGTTTGGAAAAATATAGAGAAAAGTCAAACTCCTGTCTCTTCCTTGATCGTTTCAGCCAGCCTCTTAACACCCTCCCTTATCTTATCCTCATCAACGTACGTGAAGTTGAGTCTCATCGTGTTCTTAACGTCCCTGTAAGCGTAGAAGGCTTCCCCAGGGACATAGGCTACTCCTTTCTTAACAGCCTTTTCTAGCATCTTCTTTGAATCTATGCCATCCGGTAGGGTTACCCAGACGAACATTCCGCCCTCTGGTTTCGTCCACTTAACGTTTTCTGGCATAAACTCCTCGAGGGCTTCAAGCATAGCATCTCTCCTTGGCTTGTAGAATTCCCTAATCTTTGGAATGTGTCTATCCAGGTGGCCCTCACTAACGTACTTCCAGGCTACTACTTGACCAAAGACGTTAGTACAGAGGTCAGTACTCTGCTTAGCTATCTCGAGCTTCCTTATGATTCCTGGGTCTCCAACGATCCAACCTATCCTAAATCCTGGGGCAAGGATCTTGGAGAAGGTTCCCAAGTATATCACCCTGCCTTCTTTGTCTAGAGCTTTTATCTTCTTTTTAGGCTTCCCTGAATACCTTAGCTCTCCATATGGATCGTCTTCTATGACTATTAAGTCATATTCGCTTGCTAACTCTATCAGGTGCTTTCTTCTCTCTTCACTCATCGTAACTCCTGCCGGGTTTTGAAAAGTTGGGACTGTGTAAACTATCTTAACCTTCTTTCCTTCAGCCTTTAGCTTTCTAAGCTCATCCTCTAGGGCTTCAACGTTCATTCCGTTATCATCTAGCGGAACTTGGATGTACTTTGGCTCATAGAAGTTGAAGGCTTGTAATGCCGCTAGGTACGTTGGGGCCTCCACTATAACTATGTCCCCAGGATCAATAAACACCCTTCCAATTAGATCTAGGGCCTGTTGAGAACCGCTCGTTATCATTATATCGTTTTCCTTGGATATCCCGTATCTCTTTTCAAGCCAGTCAAGTAGGGTCTCCCTTAGTGGGGTGAATCCTTTGGTTGTCCCATATTGCAGGGCCTTATCAGCGTGCTCCTCCATAATTTCGATGAGAATCTCCTTAATGATTTCTTTTGGGAACGTTTTTGGATTTGGCAATCCCCCGGCGAGACTTATTATATCGCTAGTCTCGACGAGCTTGAGTAATTCCCTAACCTCGGAGGCCTTCATTTCCATGGCCTTCTTTGAGAAGAATCTCTCAACATTTCCAAGCATGCTCTTAATTTCTTCTTCCATTTCTACCCCTCCGAATGAACATATATGTTCGGTTGAACGTTTTCAGGCATTGATATCTTTCGCTGATTGAATATAAATGTTTCGGCATTTCTCGATAGTAACCTTTACGTTTGTAAAAACAAACGGTAATATTATGATCATCAATGTAAAGAATTATTCGATAACGCTCAAGAATAGGTGCGGGGGTAATAACCCGCCCAGGTTCATCGACTCCGCCTTCGGCGGTGCTCCCCGGGCATATGATAATAACTTAAAGGATAATTAAATAATTTTAGCCTGAAAATAAAATTAATCCTCCCAAGGCTCCCTATATTTAAGGGCCCATCCAAATTCCTCTTTAAGGATGTCTATTGCTGCATATGGTGGTATTATTCCTTTTTCCGTTATTATGACATCTATATACTCAGGTGGAGTCACATCAAATGCTGGATTCCAGACTTCTATATTTTTAGGCCAGGTTTTCAACTCTTCCTCGGGTATGACCTCAGTGGGATCTCTCATCTCAATTTCAACTAACTGACCAAGCATGGTTTCTGGGTGGAATTTGTAGGTTTCGGCCGCGATCATCACCCATACCCTATGCTCCTTGGCCGTTAATGCTATCAAGGACGTTCCGATCTT belongs to Pyrococcus abyssi GE5 and includes:
- a CDS encoding aminotransferase-like domain-containing protein encodes the protein MEEEIKSMLGNVERFFSKKAMEMKASEVRELLKLVETSDIISLAGGLPNPKTFPKEIIKEILIEIMEEHADKALQYGTTKGFTPLRETLLDWLEKRYGISKENDIMITSGSQQALDLIGRVFIDPGDIVIVEAPTYLAALQAFNFYEPKYIQVPLDDNGMNVEALEDELRKLKAEGKKVKIVYTVPTFQNPAGVTMSEERRKHLIELASEYDLIVIEDDPYGELRYSGKPKKKIKALDKEGRVIYLGTFSKILAPGFRIGWIVGDPGIIRKLEIAKQSTDLCTNVFGQVVAWKYVSEGHLDRHIPKIREFYKPRRDAMLEALEEFMPENVKWTKPEGGMFVWVTLPDGIDSKKMLEKAVKKGVAYVPGEAFYAYRDVKNTMRLNFTYVDEDKIREGVKRLAETIKEETGV
- a CDS encoding extracellular solute-binding protein yields the protein MKARVLILVGLLLFAVIASGCIGGGQKTETQPSSTEIQLTGDFNKDVIEIGKVLEKNGINEVKFSAWGSGEANSVMRVYGIVNAAYEINKIWKENGINVKIVIPEDMIRYDQSFKDQYQEFLSKQPLGQAGDFFVNSYAFLPNLAEEGYILDITDYAKAYQSVLNDFYPSLLEAAKYKGRLYGLPQDTEARPLYIRKDVAKCVGLDVSTLPDKVKNGEFTWSDVYEWAKKAKEKGCAEWGLIHRKGSAHPDLIQFIFAFNGKLYDEKTGKLVLDVPAVYKWLYVEWKFAQDGLLPEDIMSWDWAKQIHPTVVTGKTLFFIGGTWHWTEWQAKKYYNGRSLKPEEVKEWFAYTLFPAGEKGDRPVTLSQPFIWMINSKAGQLNPKYDELKDVYHALAFLMLVKASDAEINAIHSVISAHLPVRKEAAKLIKDENWINKLKTLDLDLAPEVKENIKDIVESTVNPINVKFLADVSYMLEYTHLAPAHPKYPALADIFKEAVDKVLRGEMTPEEAVKFIEDKIKADVELSQNVEIVGEIPKDWTFPQG